Proteins encoded within one genomic window of Lysinibacillus sphaericus:
- a CDS encoding rhodanese-like domain-containing protein, giving the protein MEAWIMIAIVIGFLVWRMKPAKGVQSISTAQLKNVLNDKDKVFIDVRTPAEYKGRNIPQFKNIPLGSSFDKIPKDKEVVVICQSGMRSSQACKQLKKLGYERVTNVRGGMSAY; this is encoded by the coding sequence TTGGAAGCATGGATTATGATCGCTATTGTGATTGGGTTTTTAGTTTGGCGTATGAAGCCAGCAAAAGGAGTGCAGTCCATATCAACAGCTCAATTAAAAAATGTGCTGAATGATAAAGATAAAGTATTCATCGATGTGCGAACGCCAGCTGAATACAAAGGTCGCAACATCCCGCAATTCAAAAATATTCCGTTAGGCTCTAGCTTTGATAAAATACCGAAGGATAAAGAAGTTGTCGTTATTTGTCAGAGTGGTATGCGTAGTAGTCAGGCGTGTAAGCAATTGAAAAAACTAGGATATGAGCGCGTAACAAATGTCCGTGGTGGCATGAGCGCCTATTAG
- a CDS encoding rhodanese-like domain-containing protein — protein MKEISAKEVQQALADGQMLKIIDVREVDEVQAGHIPGMMNMPLGLLEFRMHELNKNEPYIIVCRSGARSGRATQFLESQGFDVTNMVGGMLAWEGEVQ, from the coding sequence GTGAAGGAAATTTCAGCAAAAGAAGTACAACAAGCTTTAGCAGATGGACAGATGTTAAAAATAATCGACGTTCGTGAAGTGGACGAAGTGCAGGCTGGACATATTCCTGGAATGATGAATATGCCACTTGGCTTACTTGAGTTTCGCATGCACGAGTTAAATAAAAATGAACCATATATTATCGTTTGTCGATCAGGTGCTCGCAGTGGTCGTGCTACACAATTTTTAGAAAGCCAAGGCTTTGATGTAACAAATATGGTTGGTGGCATGCTTGCATGGGAAGGCGAAGTACAGTAA
- a CDS encoding DsrE/DsrF/DrsH-like family protein: protein MSNKVAIIASNGGLFDAYKVFNIATAAAASDKEVAIFFTFEGLNLIHKQGMNALPMPAGTEHFAEGFAKANVPAIPQLVEMAQELGVKFIACQMTMDVMGLTVEDFVEGIEVGGAVTFLEFAKDAAPSLTF, encoded by the coding sequence ATGTCAAACAAAGTAGCAATTATTGCAAGTAACGGTGGTCTTTTTGATGCGTATAAGGTGTTCAATATCGCAACAGCAGCGGCAGCTTCTGATAAGGAAGTAGCAATCTTTTTCACATTCGAAGGATTAAATTTAATTCATAAGCAAGGCATGAATGCTTTACCAATGCCTGCTGGTACAGAACATTTTGCAGAAGGTTTTGCGAAAGCAAATGTACCTGCAATTCCGCAATTAGTAGAAATGGCACAAGAATTAGGTGTTAAATTTATTGCGTGTCAAATGACAATGGATGTAATGGGCTTAACAGTAGAAGATTTTGTAGAAGGTATTGAGGTTGGGGGAGCTGTAACATTCTTAGAATTCGCTAAAGATGCAGCACCATCATTAACGTTCTAA
- a CDS encoding sulfurtransferase TusA family protein: MSIKADFQLDAKGLSCPMPIVKTKKAMAELADGQILEVSATDKGSKADIAAWAESVGHQYIGTVEEDTVLKHYIRKCAQESADGKTFESTIELEQIVGRDGLILDVREEAEFAFGHIEGAKSIPMGELEERLSELDKDREIYVICRTGARSDLAAQKLVANGFTKVFNVLPGMTSWTGELIKTI; the protein is encoded by the coding sequence ATGAGTATTAAGGCAGATTTTCAACTAGATGCAAAAGGGCTATCCTGCCCGATGCCAATCGTAAAAACGAAAAAGGCAATGGCTGAATTAGCGGATGGTCAAATTTTAGAAGTTTCAGCTACAGATAAAGGTTCAAAAGCCGATATCGCAGCTTGGGCTGAGTCTGTAGGGCATCAGTATATCGGGACAGTGGAAGAAGATACTGTGCTTAAGCATTACATTCGTAAATGCGCGCAGGAGTCAGCTGATGGAAAAACGTTTGAGTCCACAATTGAGTTGGAACAAATCGTAGGAAGAGATGGGCTTATCCTCGATGTGCGTGAAGAAGCGGAGTTCGCATTCGGTCACATTGAAGGGGCGAAATCCATTCCGATGGGTGAGCTTGAAGAGCGTCTTTCTGAACTCGATAAAGATCGTGAAATTTATGTGATTTGTCGTACAGGTGCTCGCAGTGATTTAGCTGCACAAAAGCTAGTAGCAAATGGCTTTACAAAAGTATTTAACGTCTTACCAGGTATGACATCTTGGACGGGCGAATTAATTAAAACTATTTAA
- a CDS encoding RrF2 family transcriptional regulator, with translation MRLTLYTDYSLRTLIYLGAKEDGQLSTIQEISDAYNISKNHLMKVTHQLGLLGYIETIRGRGGGIRLAIDPKSITIGEIVRHTEEDFHLVECFDKENNLCKIAPECQLKGVLYEALQAYMAVLDRYSLDDFLHSKEKLMALLFGK, from the coding sequence ATGCGATTAACTTTATACACAGATTACTCCCTTCGAACACTCATTTATCTAGGTGCGAAGGAAGACGGTCAACTATCAACCATTCAAGAAATTTCAGATGCCTATAATATATCAAAAAACCATTTAATGAAGGTGACACACCAATTAGGACTGCTTGGTTACATCGAAACGATTCGCGGTCGAGGTGGCGGTATCCGTTTAGCAATCGATCCAAAGTCCATTACGATTGGTGAAATTGTACGCCATACAGAAGAGGATTTTCATCTTGTTGAGTGTTTCGACAAAGAAAACAACTTGTGTAAAATTGCACCTGAATGCCAGTTAAAAGGTGTCCTCTATGAGGCATTACAAGCATATATGGCTGTCCTTGATCGCTATTCTCTTGACGATTTTTTACACTCCAAAGAAAAGTTAATGGCCTTGTTATTTGGTAAATAA
- a CDS encoding metal-sensitive transcriptional regulator gives MAYDAKTANRVKRMEGQLRGILRMMEEEQSCKDVITQLSAVRSAVDRTIGVIVSENLLNCVATADGDSEKMNSAIQEAMDLVVKSR, from the coding sequence ATGGCGTACGATGCTAAAACAGCAAATCGTGTAAAACGAATGGAAGGCCAATTGCGTGGTATTTTACGCATGATGGAAGAAGAACAAAGCTGTAAAGATGTGATTACACAGCTATCTGCCGTGCGTTCTGCAGTTGATCGGACGATAGGTGTTATTGTCAGTGAGAACTTGCTGAATTGTGTTGCGACTGCTGATGGGGATTCAGAGAAAATGAATAGTGCCATCCAAGAAGCGATGGATTTGGTCGTAAAAAGTAGATAA
- the hmpA gene encoding NO-inducible flavohemoprotein has protein sequence MLKQETVQIIKATVPVLEVHGVEITKTFYKNMFQAHPELLNIFNHTNQEKGRQQTALANTVYAAAVHIENLEAILPAVMLIAHKHRSLGILPEHYPIVGEHLLKAIKEVLGDAATDDIINAWAEAYGVIADVFIQVEEDLYQKAENNGGWRLFKPLKVAKKEVESDLVTSIYFVNEDGSPLPAYEPGQYISIRVKVPGEEYLLNRQYTLSQASAEDGYRISVKRESDHTPNGKVSNFIHDVLQVGDLVDVSVPAGLFVLEETAAPITFVSGGIGVTPLNSMLQSLKDDAVNEVHFIQCARNEKVVAFSDDIQTKVNTLPNASYTALYSDEDKLLTKELLAEQIPHNTDVYICGPVGFMEAVIKNLHEIGIKDEKIHYEFFGPAMQLAN, from the coding sequence ATGTTAAAACAAGAAACAGTACAAATTATTAAAGCAACAGTGCCCGTATTAGAAGTTCATGGGGTAGAAATTACTAAGACGTTTTATAAAAATATGTTTCAAGCTCATCCAGAATTATTGAATATTTTTAACCACACAAACCAAGAAAAAGGCCGTCAACAAACTGCATTAGCAAATACCGTGTATGCAGCAGCAGTTCATATTGAAAATTTAGAAGCGATTTTACCAGCCGTTATGTTAATTGCTCATAAACATCGTAGTTTAGGAATTTTACCAGAGCATTACCCGATTGTAGGGGAACATCTACTAAAAGCAATTAAAGAAGTGCTTGGTGACGCGGCAACAGATGATATTATCAACGCATGGGCTGAAGCATATGGCGTTATTGCGGATGTTTTCATTCAGGTAGAAGAAGATCTTTATCAAAAAGCTGAAAATAATGGTGGATGGCGTTTGTTTAAACCACTGAAAGTAGCTAAAAAAGAAGTTGAAAGCGACCTTGTTACTTCTATTTACTTTGTGAATGAAGATGGATCGCCACTTCCAGCATATGAACCAGGGCAATATATTAGCATTCGTGTCAAAGTACCAGGGGAAGAATATTTATTAAACCGCCAATATACACTTTCACAAGCGAGTGCTGAGGATGGCTACCGTATTTCAGTAAAACGTGAAAGCGATCATACACCAAATGGTAAAGTATCTAACTTTATTCACGATGTGTTACAAGTTGGAGATTTAGTAGATGTAAGTGTGCCAGCAGGTTTATTTGTATTAGAAGAAACTGCAGCTCCAATTACATTTGTTAGTGGAGGAATCGGCGTAACACCATTAAACAGTATGCTACAATCTTTAAAGGATGATGCAGTGAATGAAGTGCATTTTATCCAATGTGCACGTAATGAAAAAGTAGTAGCATTTAGTGATGACATCCAAACTAAAGTAAATACCCTTCCGAATGCATCTTATACAGCCCTTTATTCGGATGAGGATAAGTTATTGACAAAAGAACTATTGGCAGAACAGATTCCACATAATACGGACGTTTATATCTGTGGTCCTGTTGGTTTTATGGAGGCAGTTATTAAAAATCTCCATGAAATTGGTATTAAAGATGAAAAAATTCACTATGAATTCTTTGGACCTGCCATGCAATTAGCAAACTAA